The following are from one region of the Gemmatimonadota bacterium genome:
- a CDS encoding DUF11 domain-containing protein, giving the protein MIRLHRIAVAGLLSATTLLACSETPPTVLDIPEEPLADVTGTPNKQFWKQCQNNQDKLDDCDWVTGNLNQTHNIYEEGDFVPKVLRVNSINNTDPFEIEMTYGFLKGGKTTHDFLGLWNEDMVNANPCTESNFDVPSFCTVGDVLQPIDFISLSMDALSQGAVDAACGAASQHSTDMAEAIVEATPAKMVIQGINMSSIVVDSINFDGCPAAGDAEAFLFMTVTPTAAATVASGDDGILLLFGAHVARSDIWDNGGAGDVNGSPYHLGLVTLDGESAGSMDLQMSANVLVSPPELAIRKDALADTVSAGDTIGFRIVVSNNGTGPATNVVLTDTLPDSGLNWTEDPDNTDCSIGTIAGPLQELICLFGDIAAGDSAFVTLKSPTDAADCGTVTNKAWAVADNDTTVMDTADVVVQCPNLMIKKTALADTVSAGDSIGFKILVWNPGPGVA; this is encoded by the coding sequence ATGATTCGGTTGCACCGCATCGCAGTCGCCGGACTCCTGTCGGCAACGACTCTGCTGGCCTGTTCCGAGACGCCGCCCACCGTGTTGGACATCCCGGAGGAACCGCTGGCGGATGTCACCGGCACGCCCAACAAGCAGTTCTGGAAGCAGTGCCAGAACAACCAGGACAAGCTGGACGATTGCGACTGGGTGACGGGCAACCTGAACCAGACGCACAACATCTACGAGGAGGGCGACTTCGTCCCGAAGGTCCTGCGCGTCAACAGCATCAACAACACCGACCCGTTCGAGATCGAGATGACGTACGGGTTCCTGAAGGGCGGCAAGACCACCCACGACTTCCTGGGCCTGTGGAACGAGGACATGGTCAACGCCAATCCGTGCACGGAAAGCAACTTCGACGTGCCCAGCTTCTGCACGGTCGGAGACGTGCTGCAGCCGATCGACTTCATCTCGCTCTCCATGGACGCGTTGTCCCAGGGCGCTGTCGATGCGGCGTGCGGTGCGGCGTCGCAGCACTCGACCGACATGGCCGAGGCGATCGTCGAAGCCACGCCGGCTAAGATGGTCATCCAAGGCATCAACATGAGCTCGATCGTGGTGGACAGCATCAACTTCGACGGCTGTCCCGCCGCGGGCGACGCGGAGGCGTTCCTGTTCATGACGGTCACGCCGACCGCGGCGGCCACCGTGGCCTCGGGCGACGACGGCATCCTGCTCCTGTTCGGCGCGCACGTGGCCCGCTCGGACATCTGGGACAACGGCGGCGCCGGCGACGTCAACGGATCTCCCTACCACCTCGGCCTGGTCACCCTCGACGGCGAGAGCGCCGGCTCCATGGACCTGCAGATGTCGGCCAACGTGCTGGTCTCGCCGCCGGAGCTCGCCATCAGGAAGGACGCGCTGGCCGACACGGTGAGCGCGGGCGACACGATCGGCTTCAGGATCGTGGTCTCCAACAACGGCACCGGGCCGGCGACCAACGTCGTCCTCACCGACACGCTGCCCGACAGCGGGCTCAACTGGACGGAGGACCCCGACAACACCGACTGCTCGATAGGCACCATAGCGGGCCCGCTGCAGGAGCTGATCTGCCTGTTCGGCGACATCGCTGCGGGTGACAGCGCGTTCGTCACCCTCAAGAGCCCGACCGACGCGGCGGACTGCGGCACCGTGACCAACAAGGCTTGGGCCGTTGCCGACAACGACACGACGGTGATGGATACGGCCGACGTGGTGGTCCAGTGTCCGAACCTGATGATCAAGAAGACGGCGCTCGCCGACACCGTGTCAGCGGGAGACTCGATCGGCTTCAAGATCCTGGTCTGGAACCCGGGACCGGGTGTAGCGG